Proteins encoded together in one Miscanthus floridulus cultivar M001 chromosome 16, ASM1932011v1, whole genome shotgun sequence window:
- the LOC136513420 gene encoding tryptophan aminotransferase-related protein 1-like, protein MATRGTGGIAAVRCAGRIGVVASVAMNLAWIAMYIRRRYFGGGSRSDNNGGVTRVEPSKGKPPVTEDSIVNLDHGDPTMYEEFWRGIGDSASISIPGWQTMSYFSDLGGICWFVEPGFEREVRRLHRLVGNAMVDGYHVLVGTGSTQLFQAVLYALSPASDGTPMNVVSPAPYYSSYPSVTNFLNSGLYRWGGDANTFDGDTCIELICSPNNPDGGIRRAVVKSKSSKAVYDFAYYWPQYTPITEAADHDIMLFTVSKCTGHAGTRLGWALVKDTEVAQKMIKFIELNTIGVSKDSQLRAAKIIGAVCNSYELSSAGKTSHLFHFAKEKMAERWIRLRAAVAASDIFALPNELSGYCSFSMETVTANPPFAWLRCKKDDIEDLEGFLRLKKIITRGGTKFGVDGRVVRVSMVDTDQAFNVFINRLATMN, encoded by the exons ATGGCGACTAGGGGCACCGGTGGGATAGCGGCGGTGCGGTGCGCCGGAAGGATCGGGGTCGTGGCCTCAGTCGCCATGAACCTTGCTTGGATAGCGATGTACATCCGCCGCCGCTACTTCGGCGGCGGCAGCCGATCTGACAACAACGGCGGCGTCACCAGGGTGGAGCCGTCGAAAGGAAAACCGCCGGTCACTGAGGACTCCATAGTTAACCTAGACCA TGGCGACCCGACGATGTACGAGGAGTTCTGGCGCGGGATAGGAGATAGCGCCTCCATCTCCATCCCAGGTTGGCAAACAATGAGCTACTTCTCCGACCTCGGCGGCATCTGTTGGTTCGTGGAGCCTGGCTTCGAGCGCGAGGTGCGGCGTCTCCACCGGCTCGTGGGAAATGCCATGGTTGACGGGTACCATGTGCTCGTCGGGACCGGATCCACGCAGCTCTTCCAGGCCGTGCTGTACGCGCTCTCACCTGCAAGCGATGGCACGCCCATGAACGTCGTATCACCGGCACCTTACTACTCG TCTTACCCATCTGTGACGAACTTTCTGAACTCTGGGCTTTACCGTTGGGGTGGTGATGCCAATACATTCGATGGTGACACCTGTATTGAGCTCATCTGCTCGCCAAACAACCCTGATGGTGGCATCCGAAGAGCTGTCGTGAAATCCAAGTCTAGCAAGGCTGTTTATGACTTCGCCTACTACTGGCCACAGTACACACCCATCACCGAGGCAGCTGACCATGATATCATGTTATTCACTGTCTCCAAATGCACTGGCCATGCCGGCACTAGACTGGG GTGGGCACTGGTGAAGGATACTGAGGTGGCCCAGAAAATGATTAAGTTTATAGAGCTCAACACAATTGGTGTATCCAAGGACTCTCAACTTCGTGCCGCTAAGATTATTGGGGCAGTCTGTAACAGCTATGAGCTATCATCCGCTGGTAAAACAAGCCACCTCTTCCATTTTGCTAAGGAAAAAATGGCGGAACGTTGGATTAGACTTCGTGCAGCTGTGGCGGCCTCAGACATCTTTGCTCTCCCAAATGAGCTATCTGGCTATTGTAGTTTCTCCATGGAGACTGTCACCGCCAATCCTC CATTTGCATGGCTTCGCTGCAAGAAGGATGATATTGAAGATTTGGAGGGCTTTCTACGCCTGAAAAAGATAATCACTCGAGGTGGCACAAAGTTTGGAGTGGATGGGAGGGTTGTCAGGGTTAGTATGGTTGACACAGACCAAGCCTTCAATGTGTTCATCAATCGTCTGGCTACAATGAATTGA